One Ranitomeya variabilis isolate aRanVar5 chromosome 5, aRanVar5.hap1, whole genome shotgun sequence DNA window includes the following coding sequences:
- the LOC143773459 gene encoding uncharacterized protein LOC143773459 → MALWCRFFSLHCPISQQSIVVVLIFYADFIVCVRFGCDFLLIFSLQSKLARMTSESESEHRQSARGSAASSSEGEGTQREQGDRCQDGSSGRQVSQRDHRECIDVELLISSIQERGPLWDSRDPRHMDQVVSRRLWAEVAKSLWDGFDSASAKDKGTFMKKLRTRWRSIKDRFNKGLRAEEEQSRSGAAAAKSVPYKYNRQLQFLRPVLGRRQ, encoded by the exons atggcgttgtggtgtcgctttttcagtttgcattgtcctatcagtcaacagtcaattgtggttgttttaattttttatgccGATTTTATTGTATGTGTTAgatttggatgtgattttttgctcattttttcattgcagagcaaacttgcaagaatgacgagtgagtcagagtctgaacataggcaatcggcgagggggagtgcg gcttcttcaagtgagggggaaggcacacagcgggagcagggagatcggtgccaagatgggtcgtcaggccggcaa gtttcacaacgggaccacaggGAGTGTATTgatgtggagctcctgatctccagcatccaggagcgtggcccgttgtgggacagccgtgaccctcggcacatggaccaggtggtgtcgaggcgtttgtgggcagaggtggcaaagtcgctgtgggatggctttgacagtgcctcagcgaaggacaaaggcaccttta tgaaaaagttgaggaccagatggcgatccataaaggaccgtttcaataaggggctccgtgcagaggaggagcaatcgaggagtggtgctgctgcggccaagtcggttCCATATAAATACAACCGCCAATtacagttcttaagaccggtccttggccgccgacagtaa